A segment of the candidate division WOR-3 bacterium genome:
GGTCACACGGATACCCCTGGCGTTTATCACCACGACGTGGTCGCCAGCGTCAACATGCGGAGTATAGGTCGGCTTGTGCTTGCCCATCAACAGCCAGGCCACGGCTGAGGCTACCCGGCCCAGCACCTTGCCATTAGCATCAATAAGGTGCCAGTTACGGGTGACCGTTGCTTTGTTTTGCACAGACAGCTTCATTCGTAACGTCCTTTATACACAACTACAATGTTCTGTCAAGGTTATGTTTACCGGACCCTGACGCAGAAGCAGTATTATACGGATTTCTCAGGACTAATCAATAGCTGGCATCAGCGGGCGGTTCAATGCCGGCGATGCGGCGGTACAGGGCGAGTAGAACCCGCTCGTCCAGACCTTCTGCTGCGTACCGCTCGATCAGGTCTAGGGCAAGACGTTCGAGGGTTTTGGCGGTCCTGAGCCGCACCAGTCGGTCGAGCTTGAGCGCAACCGCGTTGTACCGAACGAACAAGCGCATCGGCACGCCGAAACCGGTGAGCACCGCACGGGTTGTGGCGCTGACCTGGCGCTGGCGTTTGGCTCCGGCACGGTGCCTTGCCACCTGCTCCTGGGCAGTGCCAGACCTGGCCCTGGTTCCCTTGCCGCGGGCCAGCGCCTGCGCATAGGTTCTATGCCTGCGTCCGGGCTGGTGTTTACGCGACTTGATTTTCGTTCTTCTGTTCGTAGACAGCAATGGCTGGGGCAAGGGGACGGCTGAAGGCGGCAGACGGAACAGCTGGTCAAAGCAGGCGAGGAACAGTTGCTGCAGAATGGCCGGGTCAAGCCCAAACATTTTCCACTTCAAGAACAGTCGCCTTATGCTGCACACAAGCGTGTTGCCCGCAAGAGTGCGGAACAGTCGGGTCAGCTCGCGGCCGAAGGCAAAGTAGCTGTTGCGTACCACCACGGTCACGCCGGCCGCGTCAACAGTCTGGCGGACTATCGGTTCGACCAGCGGCCATGCCTGAATCTGATTCATGCCAAACACCATTACTCTCTCATCCTTCTGCTCGATTCGGGCCAGTACTCTCTCAGCATTCTCCGCCAGACCGATTGGAGGTCTGGGTGCTGCGTTCCGCTTTCTGAACTGAGAGTTCATCCTTGTGTTCCCTGGAGCGCCCGCGGTCTTGGCGGTATTTGGGTCTTCAGTTCGTCCCAGCGCCGGAATACGTACTCGGCCATGCTGAGGAGCTGTTGCTTTGTCGCTTCGGTTCTGGCCCGGGCCGCAAGTTCCTGGGCCATTTGCTGCCGCGTTTCTTTATCCGGATTTTCCTCGGCTATCGTGCAGAATGACAGCAGACTGAAGCAAAGCCGGTTGACCTGGTCTGCGGTCAGGCCTTGTTCGGTAAGCAGCTTTGCGTACTCAGCTCTGATCTGGTGTGTGACCGCGTCTCTGGCGCTGGCCCATTTTGCCAGTTCCTGGCGCAGTTCGTCCATGATGCGGTCCTCGGCCTTGTGTGGTGGCACGAGCTTCTGGATGCCGGCCAAGACCTGCTCAGGGTCAACTGAAGGCCGGCGGTCCAGGTCGCCAGCTTCCTCCATTGCACTGAACAGCCGGCTGATGATTTCCTCGACCTGCTTTACCTGCTCTGGTGTTATTCCCTTACACTCCAGCGTCTTTTCGCGCAGGCGGAGCCGGGACTGACGGGTCCGGGCCAATAGCTTGAATGTCTTGCGGCCGTGTTCAGCCAGAGCCTTTTGTTCTTGCACAGCCTCGGGAGGCAGACCTGATTTCAGGATGTCGTAGAGTACCGCTTCAAGCATTGTCTGGCCGAATAGACGCTGTGCTTGTCGCTCAATTACCGCCAATTCTTGTTCCCGTGTCTTCTGCCTTCTTGGTTTCTTCGGTTTCTTTTCCTGAATCAGCGATTGCACGCTGCCAGCCGTGACCTGCGGTTCAATCCGCACTTGTGGTTGGGCCTGGGTCTGGATGGGACAGTTTGCGGCAGGGGGAGTAGGTGCGAGTGGTTTAGCAATAGTTTCGCTCAGACCCAGGATACTGGCAATCTCGTTCGGGCCCGCGGCGCAGGCCCTGGCGTATCGGACGAGCGTATCCTTTTTCGGCTGTTCGTAGTATCCATTTTCTAGCCGGCACACAATGGTCTTTGCGCCTCTGCCTGTTTTGCCCATCAGTTTGGCAACATCTGCCTGCCTCAGGCCCGCTCGCCTGCGCAACGCGCGTAAAGCCGCACCCAACCTGATAGCCGCATCCGAGCGTTTTCGAGCTGTGTCCGCAGCCATGAGTCGCCCACACTAAGTTTACCTGGAGGTAAACCGGGATCAACTTTGACCCGGAACAGGTTCTTGCCATAAGGCATTATCACAATTTCTGGTTTTTCAATCAGTTGCCCGCGACCTGATATCTGGAGAATGGATACATGGGGGTCATCTACCAGGTGGTTCTACACGTAGTTTGGGTAGTTGTCTGAACGGCTGTTGTCCTCGTTCTTTCCCTGGTCGCCTGCTTGGTCGCTTGGGTCGGCGTCCATCCTGGTGCTACCCAGGTAGTTTGTCTTATTGATTCCCAAGTTGCGGTTCAGGCCGCCGGGCTTGCGGTCTGGCTGGCTGTTGTGCCAGCCGTTGTCCTCGCAGTCTGCATTGCGGCCTGGCTCGTCGCCTTTCTGGTTGCGGTCCAAGGTACTTGCCTCGGTGTCACCCTGGAAGCGGTCCAAGCCGTTTGCCTTGCTGCCGGGGCAGCGGCCTGTCCTGTTGGTCGGGCAGTGGCAGGGCAAGCTTCCTCGCCTGTTGTTCCACCGGGTGCAGCTTGAGGAGCTCAGCAAACGGTTCTTCCCGCGGCCTGGCTCACGGCTCTGCAAACCAAGGTCTGATGCACCGGGCTGGGAATGGCCAGTTCTTGTGCCCGTGCCGGTAGCCCACCGACTAATTCCCTATTAAGAATGAAGAACTGTCCGCTATTGCCGGACAGTGGTTTACCAGTATATTGAAGCCAAATGGTCGGTACTCTGGTGAATGTCGGAGCCGTGATTGCCGGTAGCGTCATCGGTCTTGTTGTCCGCGCAAGGCTACCCGAAAGGCTGACAAGAATCACATTCCAGGGCATCGGTCTTTTCTCACTGGCAATCGGCGTCAGTATGGCAATCAAGACCGCAAACTGGCTTGTTGTTGTTTTCAGCATTGTGCCGGGCGCGATTGCGGGCGAGCTTATTGACATTGACCGACATCTTGTCCGTCTCGGTGATTGGCTGAAGCTGAGGTGGCCAGGTGGCCGAACAGTCGGGCAGTCGAGTGATGATGTGCAAGCGCACGGCCGGCCAGACCGGTTTGCCGAGGGGATGGTCGCAGCTTTTCTTCTCTTCTGTATGGGTTCGATGACGGTCCTGGGCGCGATGGAGGAAGGGATGGGCAAGGCGCCTAACCTCTTGCTTGCCAAGTCCGTACTCGACGGGTTTGCTGCGGTGGCCTTGGCCGCCGCATATGGGATTGGGGTGGTATTCTCGGTGATTCCGCTGCTTGTGTATCAGGGCGGGCTCAGTCTGCTTGCTGCAGCGGCACAGAAGGCACTGTCTGGGCCGGTCGTGAACGAGGTGAGCGCGGTCGGCGGGCTTCTGCTTATCGGGCTTGGCATCAACCTTCTGGAAATCAAACAGGTAAAGGTATTGAACATGCTGCCAGCGCTTGTTTTTGCCGGAGTGCTGGCCTGGTTGCTTGTGCGTGGCTAGCCGGTGAGCGCGGCTTCGGTCGCAGGGTCGAAGAAAATGAGCCGGGATAGGTCGAAGCTAATGTCAACGCCGGTGCCGGGTTTCGGCGCGTAGCGCGGCGCTACTCTGGCAATCAGCGAACTTCCGCCGAGTTGCAGATAGAGGATGTTCTCGTTGCCCATTAGTTCGGCGACCTCGACCCCGGCGCGAATGGAAGGAGAAGCCGAAATCTGGACATCTTCGGGCCGCACGCCCAGGATGACCGGGCCGGTTCCGACCGGCGCAAGCGGCCCGGCAAGTGCTGGTGGCAGTTCGAGCGTGAAGGAGGGATGAACGAAGCGGAGCGGGTTCTGGGCGAGCCGGCCTTCGAGGAAATTCATCGGTGGCGAACCGATGAAGCCGGCCACAAACCGGTTGACCGGCCGGTTGTAGAGCGTCAGGGGGTCTGCGACTTGGAGAAGCCTGCCGTCCTTCATTACGCCGATGCGCTGGCCCAGGGTCATTGCTTCAACCTGGTCGTGGGTTACGTAGAACACCGTCGTCTCAAGCCGCTGATGGAGTCTTGCGAGTTCGGCCCGCATGCCGACCCGGAGTTTGGCGTCGAGGTTGGAGAGCGGTTCATCGAACAGGAACACCCTGGGGTTGCGGACGATGGCGCGACCAACTGCGACCCGCTGGCGCTGGCCGCCGGAAAGCGCCGCGGGCTTGCGTTCGAGCAGGCTTTCGATGCCCAGGACCGCTGCCGCCTCAAGCACCCGCTTTCTGATTTCAGGCTTCGGTACCTTTCTCAATTTCAGAGCAAATGCCATGTTGTCGTACACGCTCATGTGCGGGTAAAGCGCGTAGTTCTGGAATACCATGGCAACATCTCTATCCTTGGGCTCGACCGAGTTGACCAACCGCTCGCCGATGTAGATTTCTCCGGAGGTAGCTTCTTCGAGGCCAGCGATAAGGCGAAGGACCGTTGACTTGCCACAGCCCGAAGGGCCGACAAGGACGAAGAACTCCGTGTCCTTCACCTCAAGGGTAACGTGGTCAACGGCAACCACGTTCCGGTCAAAGGTCTTGGTCAGGTCCTTGAGTAGAATGCGGCTCACGGCAGCGCAAAAAGCCAATGTGGCAGGTGACGCAGACGGAGCAGAATCGGGAAGACAAGGAGAAAAGTCCGGGGTGAGCCCTGCTCCGGTATTCCGTATTGTCTGTGGTGTCTCACCAAAGTTCGGTTCATTCGGTCTTTGCCTGCCACAGGATGCCTAGTATCTTTGCGAGCGTGTCTTTGAGGTCGCGACGTGGTACAACCATGTCGAGGAAACCATGTTTGAGAAGAAACTCAGCCTGTTGGAAGCCAGCCGGTAATTTCTCGCCAATGGTGCCTTCGATTACCCGGCGGCCGGCGAATCCGATGAGTGCTCCGGGTTCGGAGATGTTGATATCGCCGAGCATGGCAAATGATGCCGACACGCCGCCGGTACAGGGGTCAACCGGAACCGAGATGAAAGGCACTTTGGCTTCTCTTAGAAGAGCGAGCTCGGCCGAGGTCTTGGCCATCTGCATGAGTGAAAGCATTGACTCCTGCATGCGCGCACCGCCTGAGGTGGCGACGATTACGAGTGGTCGGCGCTCAGTGCGGGCAAGCCGGACTGCGCGCGCAACTTTCTCGCCAACAACCGAGCCCATCGAACCACCCATGAACCCGAAGTCCATCACGCCAAAAACGACTGGAATGCCGGAAATGCTGCCCCGGCCGTAGACGAATGCATCGCGCCGGCCGGTCTTGGCCTGGGACTCTCTTAGCTTTTCAAGGTATCCGGGAAACTCAAGCGGGTCAGTCGGCGACAGGTCTGCATCCAGTTCCTCGAACGTGGCGTGATCGAGGATGATGGCGATGTACTGCTCCGGAGTGATGCGGAAATGGTGGCCGCACCGGGTGCAGACAAAGAAGTTTGACTCAAGACTCTTACGGTAGAGGATTTCTGAACAGCCTTCGCAGCGCAGCCACAGGCCGTCCGGAGTCTGGGACCGACTTGTTGAGCGTTCCGGACCAGGCATGGCCGAAGTATAGGAGGTCAGTCCAGAAGTGTCAAGGAGACCAGAACCAAGACCCGCGACCGCCAGGAGAGAAGCGGATACTTGAAGAAACTGTCGGTCTCCGTTTCCGGAGACCGACAAGTGATTCTGGCCCAGAGCTAACGGAACAGGAAAGCTCCGAACCCGCCCTCAAGGTAGATTCTGCTGCCGGTCGAACCCGAGTGTACAGATCCCCCGCCCGACATTTTGGATGTCTCGAACCCGAGCTCAAGGAAAGCAGTGCCCCGGTCTCCGATGCGGGGTGCGACGCCGGCACCGATTCGCGCCCGGTACCCGGTTGCGCTCGATGTTGTGTTGCCGAACTTGCTCGAACGCATCAGGAACAGGATCGAAAGTCCGCCATACGGCATCCACATCGCGTCCGAACCCATCCACGGAGAAAGACAGCAGCTTCTCGGGTAGCGCCGGCGCTCGAACTTGAGGAAGTAGGCAACCCTGGGCCCGATTGCCAGGTCCAGAGAGCTGTAATTGCTCTCGCTGTAGAACCCGAAGCCTGCTTCTCCGCCTACCCCGATGCTCTTCACCGGAAAGTAAAGCACCCGTGGCGCAAGGTTTAGGCCAAACCCGCCGCCCTCGCCGAGGTTGAGTCCACCGCCAACCTGGCCGGACACAAAGAAGCTGTTGTCGTCTGCCGCTCCGGCTGTGGCCAGCCCTGGAACAAGGCCAACGAACGTCGCTACGAGCA
Coding sequences within it:
- a CDS encoding helix-turn-helix domain-containing protein, with the translated sequence MAADTARKRSDAAIRLGAALRALRRRAGLRQADVAKLMGKTGRGAKTIVCRLENGYYEQPKKDTLVRYARACAAGPNEIASILGLSETIAKPLAPTPPAANCPIQTQAQPQVRIEPQVTAGSVQSLIQEKKPKKPRRQKTREQELAVIERQAQRLFGQTMLEAVLYDILKSGLPPEAVQEQKALAEHGRKTFKLLARTRQSRLRLREKTLECKGITPEQVKQVEEIISRLFSAMEEAGDLDRRPSVDPEQVLAGIQKLVPPHKAEDRIMDELRQELAKWASARDAVTHQIRAEYAKLLTEQGLTADQVNRLCFSLLSFCTIAEENPDKETRQQMAQELAARARTEATKQQLLSMAEYVFRRWDELKTQIPPRPRALQGTQG
- a CDS encoding DUF554 domain-containing protein, whose protein sequence is MVGTLVNVGAVIAGSVIGLVVRARLPERLTRITFQGIGLFSLAIGVSMAIKTANWLVVVFSIVPGAIAGELIDIDRHLVRLGDWLKLRWPGGRTVGQSSDDVQAHGRPDRFAEGMVAAFLLFCMGSMTVLGAMEEGMGKAPNLLLAKSVLDGFAAVALAAAYGIGVVFSVIPLLVYQGGLSLLAAAAQKALSGPVVNEVSAVGGLLLIGLGINLLEIKQVKVLNMLPALVFAGVLAWLLVRG
- the ugpC gene encoding sn-glycerol-3-phosphate ABC transporter ATP-binding protein UgpC; translation: MSRILLKDLTKTFDRNVVAVDHVTLEVKDTEFFVLVGPSGCGKSTVLRLIAGLEEATSGEIYIGERLVNSVEPKDRDVAMVFQNYALYPHMSVYDNMAFALKLRKVPKPEIRKRVLEAAAVLGIESLLERKPAALSGGQRQRVAVGRAIVRNPRVFLFDEPLSNLDAKLRVGMRAELARLHQRLETTVFYVTHDQVEAMTLGQRIGVMKDGRLLQVADPLTLYNRPVNRFVAGFIGSPPMNFLEGRLAQNPLRFVHPSFTLELPPALAGPLAPVGTGPVILGVRPEDVQISASPSIRAGVEVAELMGNENILYLQLGGSSLIARVAPRYAPKPGTGVDISFDLSRLIFFDPATEAALTG
- the accD gene encoding acetyl-CoA carboxylase, carboxyltransferase subunit beta; this encodes MPGPERSTSRSQTPDGLWLRCEGCSEILYRKSLESNFFVCTRCGHHFRITPEQYIAIILDHATFEELDADLSPTDPLEFPGYLEKLRESQAKTGRRDAFVYGRGSISGIPVVFGVMDFGFMGGSMGSVVGEKVARAVRLARTERRPLVIVATSGGARMQESMLSLMQMAKTSAELALLREAKVPFISVPVDPCTGGVSASFAMLGDINISEPGALIGFAGRRVIEGTIGEKLPAGFQQAEFLLKHGFLDMVVPRRDLKDTLAKILGILWQAKTE